In Oryza brachyantha chromosome 1, ObraRS2, whole genome shotgun sequence, the following are encoded in one genomic region:
- the LOC102719062 gene encoding uncharacterized protein LOC102719062, which produces MAQYYSEVDYCAAEMSRPHAGGGEHYAVRKESYEEVDAGRVDRHRHGGAGHLGGSHSDGGHLGYSGSRHGVHMGGHEAGYEEAHLVDGERRHGHGGRQYDSCTGQYYG; this is translated from the coding sequence ATGGCCCAGTACTACTCGGAGGTGGACTACTGCGCGGCGGAGATGAGCAGgccgcacgccggcggcggcgagcactaCGCCGTGAGGAAGGAGTCGTACGAGGAGGTGGACGCCGGCAGGGtcgaccgccaccgccacggcggcgccggccacctCGGCGGCAGCCACAGCGATGGCGGCCACCTGGGCTACAGCGGCAGCCGCCACGGTGTCCATATGGGCGGCCACGAGGCCGGCTACGAGGAGGCGCacctcgtcgacggcgagcgccgccacggccacggcgggCGCCAGTACGACTCCTGCACCGGCCAGTACTACGGCTGA
- the LOC102718787 gene encoding uncharacterized protein LOC102718787, with protein MSKLGILGRSGVPRSNEGMRLIFSAVIGVMLGYLFGISFPTVYITKLHFPSSIISYIEDRNSGITTQTLLNHAWTFANSKKRNSSESNSDEIPKIYVPTNPKGAESLAPGIVVPETDLYLRRLWGEPSEDLTSQPRYLVTFTVGYPQKANIDAAVKKFSENFTIMLFHYDDRTTEWDEFEWSKKAIHVSVRKQTKWWFAKRFLHPDIVARYDYIFIWDEDLDVQHFNAEAYIELVRKHGLEISQPGLEPDKGLTWQMTKRLGDQEVHKVTEERPGWCTDPYLPPCAAFVEIMATVFSRDAWRCVWHMIQNDLVHGWGLDFSLRKCVEPAHEKIGVVDSQWIVHQVVPSLGNQGMAENGRAPWEGVRARCRKEWGMFQTRLADAENAYYLQKGIIPPNSTA; from the exons ATGTCAAAGCTTGGCATTTTAGGCCGCAG TGGCGTTCCAAGATCAAATGAGGGCATGAGGCTCATATTCTCAGCAGTTATTGGTGTTATGCTAGGTTACTTGTTTGGGATTTCCTTCCCCACAGTCTATATAACCAAG CTTCACTTCCCATCCAGTATTATCTCCTATATTGAGGATAGAAACTCAGGTATCACAACCCAAACATTGTTGAATCATGCGTGGACATTTGCAAATAGTAAAAAGAGGAACAGTTCTGAGTCAAACTCTGACGAAATTCCTAAG ATTTATGTACCGACAAACCCTAAAGGTGCTGAAAGTCTTGCACCTGGCATTGTTGTGCCTGAAACCGACCTTTATCTTCGAAGATTGTGGGGTGAACCTAGTGAG GATCTTACTAGCCAGCCAAGATACCTTGTTACCTTCACAGTTGGATATCCTCAAAAGGCAAATATTGATGCAGCAGTCAAAAAG TTTTCAGAGAACTTCACAATTATGTTGTTCCACTATGACGACCGGACTACCGAATGGGATGAATTTGAGTGGTCAAAAAAGGCCATTCATGTGAGTGTCAGAAAGCAGACTAAATG GTGGTTTGCCAAGCGATTTTTGCATCCTGACATTGTTGCCCGGTATGACTACATATTTATCTGGGATGAGGATCTAGATGTTCAACATTTCAATGCAGAGGC GTACATTGAGCTTGTTAGGAAGCATGGGTTGGAGATCTCTCAACCTGGTTTGGAACCTGATAAAGGTCTGACATGGCAAATGACCAAACGGCTTGGTGATCAAGAAGTTCACAA AGTAACCGAAGAGAGGCCAGGTTGGTGCACTGATCCATATCTACCACCATGTGCAGC GTTCGTTGAAATTATGGCAACTGTGTTCTCTAGGGATGCATGGCGCTGTGTATGGCATATGATTCAG AATGACTTGGTCCATGGATGGGGTCTCGATTTTTCTCTTAGGAAATGTGTTGAG CCAGCTCACGAGAAAATTGGAGTTGTTGATTCTCAGTGGATCGTTCATCAGGTTGTTCCGTCACTCGGGAACCAG GGCATGGCTGAGAATGGAAGAGCACCATGGGAAGGG GTTAGAGCTCGTTGTAGAAAAGAATGGGGGATGTTCCAAACAAGGTTGGCTGATGCTGAGAATGCATATTACTTGCAAAAAGGGATCATACCGCCAAATTCAACAGCATAG
- the LOC102718506 gene encoding uncharacterized protein LOC102718506 encodes MQDLFSVPSCFSSGEKLPDIPSSGTAATRSGQSAVTLVYRAEISGHSRLVTVTWCRNLLTHGLSVSIEGSAGNGKDKIGREYGEAADGAGAGGKSCSACKVEMQPWHFWRKYGAKQFQVDGNAIDVVWDLRSARFSDEPEPLSDYYVAVVSGEEVVLLLGNLKKDAFRRTGSRPSLQDAVLVCKKEHVFSKKRFLTKARFHDKGKPHDISIECSSSNLTGGMDVDMVIKIDGCVSVLVRHLQWKFRGNECISINKLKVQVYWDAHDWLFGTGMRHALFIFKPEPPSPETSSEFNADGYSDFCLFLYAWKVE; translated from the coding sequence ATGCAGGACCTGTTCTCTGTGCCGTCCTGCTTCTCCTCCGGCGAGAAGTTGCCGGACATCCCGAGctccggcacggcggcgacaagGTCGGGGCAGAGCGCGGTGACGCTGGTCTACCGCGCGGAGATCTCCGGCCACAGCCGGCTGGTCACCGTGACGTGGTGCAGGAACCTGCTCACGCACGGCCTCTCGGTGTCGATCGAAGGGTCAGCGGGCAACGGCAAGGACAAGATCGGCAGGGAgtacggcgaggcggcggacggcgccggcgccggcggcaagaGCTGCAGCGCCTGCAAGGTGGAGATGCAGCCGTGGCACTTCTGGCGCAAGTACGGCGCGAAGCAGTTCCAGGTGGACGGCAACGCCATCGACGTGGTCTGGGACCTCAGGAGCGCCAGGTTCTCCGATGAGCCGGAGCCGCTGTCCGACTACTACGTCGCGGTGGTctccggcgaggaggtggtcctcctcctcggcaaCCTCAAGAAGGACGCGTTCCGGCGCACGGGCTCCCGGCCGTCGCTGCAGGACGCCGTGCTGGTGTGCAAGAAGGAGCACGTCTTCAGCAAGAAGAGGTTCCTCACCAAGGCCAGGTTCCACGACAAGGGCAAGCCGCACGACATCAGCATAgagtgcagcagcagcaacctcACCGGCGGCATGGACGTCGACATGGTGATCAAGATCGACGGCTGCGTGAGCGTTCTCGTCAGGCACCTCCAGTGGAAGTTCAGGGGCAACGAGTGCATCTCCATCAACAAGCTCAAGGTGCAGGTGTACTGGGACGCCCACGACTGGCTCTTCGGCACAGGGATGAGGCATGCCCTGTTCATCTTCAAGCCCGAGCCGCCGTCACCGGAGACGAGCTCTGAATTCAACGCCGATGGATATTCAGATTTCTGCCTGTTTCTGTACGCATGGAAGGTTGAATGA
- the LOC102719631 gene encoding neuroguidin — protein sequence MDSGGAASPAGASGDGTGGGGGGDAVFRSDDAPKLLSALKEMKEGLDLVTGKVKALTRKVKKNQLPTADGIGYLEAKHHLLLSYCQDVVYYLLRKAKGLSVEGHPVVRSLVEIRLFLEKIRPIDKKMEYQIQKLTNAADSGAAQEKMPNAEAKTKDHPKDDEDLLKYRPNPDMMDTKIDPAGQDNDGLYRPPKIMPVTMDDDEDKRHKKDSRRDKALLRMATESSYVKEIIDDAADRPEELKETAGDESREFTRYIRQRELQEKQEEDLFTRAPLTKRDKQTERRMRKQLHGLRGLTDGFDLGMNMLVDDDSGKDVGSSEPHFKSGGRRKHQKGKKRKRN from the exons ATGGACAGCGGCGGAGCTGCCAGCCCCGCCGGCGCTTCCGGCGACGGcactggtggtggtggaggaggggaTGCCGTCTTCCGTAGCGACGACGCGCCGAAGCTGCTCTCCGCCCTGAAGGAGATGAAGGAAGGGCTCGACCTCGTCACGGGCAAGGTCAAGGCGCTCACCCGCAAG GTCAAGAAGAACCAGCTGCCGACGGCCGATGGGATTGGGTACCTGGAGGCGAAGCACCACCTGCTGCTGAGCTACTGCCAGGACGTCGTCTACTACCTCCTCCGCAAGGCGAAGGGGCTCTCGGTGGAAGGTCACCCCGTCGTGCGGAGCCTTGTCGAGATTAGGCTGTTCTTGGAGAAG ATTCGTCCCATTGACAAGAAGATGGAGTACCAAATCCAGAAGCTCACCAATGCCGCGGATAGCGGAGCTGCCCAGGAGAAGATGCCAAATGCAGAAGCAAAGACTAAGGACCATCCTAAGGATGACGAAGACCTGCTGAAGTATCGGCCAAACCCTGATATGATGGACACTAAGATTGATCCTGCAGGACAG GACAATGATGGGCTCTATCGTCCACCGAAAATCATGCCCGTTACCatggatgatgatgaggatAAGCGCCATAAAAAGGATTCAAGGAGAGATAAAGCATTACTGCGAATGGCTACAGAAAGTTCTTATGTCAAAGAAATTATTGATGATGCTGCTGATAGACCTGAAGAG TTGAAGGAAACAGCTGGTGATGAAAGCAGGGAGTTTACGAGGTATATCCGGCAGAGAGAGTTGCAGGAGAAACAAGAAGAGGACCTGTTCACTCGTGCTCCATTGACAAAACGCGATAAGCAGACAGAGAGGCGGATGAGGAAACAGCTTCATGG gCTGCGGGGCCTAACAGATGGATTTGACCTTGGAATGAACATGCTGGTTGACGATGACAGTGGCAAGGACGTTGGTTCAAGCGAACCCCATTTCAAGAGCGGAGGTCGGAGAAAACACCAGAAAggcaagaagaggaagaggaattAG
- the LOC102719341 gene encoding uncharacterized protein LOC102719341 has protein sequence MAHYQEVDYCSEEVRSVTPAGGYLHPGAGGRHGGVQQHVVKESFQEVDRSGSYGHGRRHNHSSHGSDYLVVRETKVEEDINTCTGEVHERKQSFLYRSD, from the coding sequence ATGGCACACTACCAGGAGGTGGACTACTGCTCGGAGGAGGTGAGGTCGGTCACCCCGGCCGGCGGCTACCTCcaccccggcgccggcggccgccacggcggcgtgCAGCAGCACGTCGTCAAGGAGTCCTTCCAGGAGGTCGACAGGTCCGGCAGCTACGGCCACGGCCGTCGCCACAACCACAGCAGCCACGGCTCCGACTACCTGGTGGTGCGCGAGACCAAGGTCGAAGAAGACATCAACACCTGCACCGGCGAGGTCCACGAGCGCAAGCAGAGCTTCCTGTACAGGTCCGACTGA
- the LOC102718226 gene encoding exopolyphosphatase PRUNE1-like, with product MSRSARRHRQPGGIGDEILQRASISSSSTSSPPRADPFASAPSSPAHSLPPNPPSSRRKSRFHDPSAPDSSSTSTYRRTASSTSTSPTSASNPRLPHHRRHASASSAPAVDGLDLNSFLRRQRAAVAELGSASRPPTRSTKIVLSDASKSVSSIAAAICYAWMLASKADAQAAVPVVNMRRGRMERCRQAAWLLYHVGVDASALLFADEVDMDRLMMDKRVSLVVVGQDVLKPNDKMGSVCTILTNNYCEDAYSLLQSLDIKKLLLAGILLDTKNLSSMCSNKDSEAVELLLFGTSEHTRHELFQKLLLDHNDHSFVEYLKNTYRESSTRGEGDSPPDQKYSVSASRSSQDAKKPNSNNQRPAHGNGGKASDEAPRGKNKFFLAKWFGFGSK from the exons ATGTCACGGTCCGCCCGAAG GCACCGGCAGCCGGGAGGCATCGGCGACGAGATCCTGCAGCGGGcgtccatctcctcctcctccacctcctcgcctCCGCGCGCCGACCccttcgcctccgcgccgTCATCGCCGGCCCACTCCCTGCCTCCAAACCCGCCGTCGTCCCGCCGCAAGTCCCGCTTCCACGACCCCTCCGCCCCCGATTcatcctccacctccacctacCGCCGCACCGCGtcgtccacctccacctcgcccACCTCCGCATCAAACCCTCGCCTCccgcaccaccgccgccacgcctccgcctcctccgcccccgccGTCGACGGATTAGACCTCAACtccttcctccgccgccagcgcgccgccgtcgcggagcTTGGCTCCGCCAGCCGTCCACCCACCAGATCCACGAAGATCGTGCTCTCCGACGCCTCCAAAA GTGTCAGCTCTATCGCGGCAGCGATATGCTACGCGTGGATGCTGGCGAGCAAGGCGGACGCCCAGGCGGCGGTGCCGGTGGTGAACATGCGCCGCGGCAGGATGGAGCGGTGCAGGCAAGCGGCCTGGCTCCTCTACCacgtcggcgtcgacgccTCAGCGCTGCTCTTCGCTGACGAG GTTGATATGGACAGACTAATGATGGATAAGCGAGTGAGCTTGGTAGTGGTGGGGCAAGATGTTCTTAAACCAAACGATAAG ATGGGCTCAGTATGCACAATCCTCACAAATAATTATTGTGAAGATGCTTATAGTCTTCTTCAGAGCCTGGACATAAAGAAACTTCTG CTTGCAGGCATCCTGTTAGATACGAAAAACCTTTCCAGTATGTGCTCAAACAAAGATTCAGAGGCAGTGGAACTACTCTTGTTTGGTACCTCTGAGCATACGAGGCACGAGTTGTTTCAAAAAT TGCTGCTTGATCACAATGATCATTCTTTTGTCGAGTACTTGAAGAACACCTACAGAGAGTCATCCACAAGAG GTGAAGGGGACAGTCCCCCGGACCAGAAATATTCTGTTTCAGCGTCACGATCATCCCAAGATGCTAAGAAGCCCAATTCAA ATAATCAGAGACCGGCTCATGGGAATGGTGGAAAGGCCTCAGATGAAGCTCCTCGtgggaaaaacaaatttttctTGGCAAAATGGTTTGGTTTTGGCTCAAAATAG
- the LOC102702909 gene encoding glycine-rich cell wall structural protein 1.8-like, translating to MAMSKYCGNGGYDYGYNYGYGYSKPQVSYHSQSSEQVTTVVTQMDGMSVNENSCYGVAGGGGGVQKKKSFREEVYEEDDVQVLYPTHNGGAVKKQTYKEEKEDEVYEEGGGGYARQHGGGAGGQKHAYQQEVFDKYDAGGYARHSGGGVQKQYSSYHKQEECAAAGGRARQHNGGGGGVQKQYSSYHEQEGYVAGGRARQHTGGGVQKQYSSYHEQEEYAAGEYARHNGGGVQKQHSYHEEEECHAGGAVKKHTYKKQEVINGAHGGEYNRHSTVAAVAGGGHRYGGAAATYGSGNACNKQQAYYHQSSYGCEEEDGSNDDDSDDDDECEDDDSDDDDDCPPSRQGSVVHGYQAYQHEEKHRAGRNHGGAGTRHYHAYECREEHGGAQRYEKYESSTQVGYAAAGRRGCVRAKVRPGNIMV from the coding sequence ATGGCTATGTCTAAGTACTGCGGCAATGGCGGCTACGACTACGGCTACAACTACGGCTACGGCTACAGCAAGCCGCAGGTGAGCTACCACAGCCAAAGCTCCGAGCAGGTGACCACCGTCGTGACACAGATGGACGGGATGAGCGTCAACGAGAATTCGTGctacggcgtcgccggcggcggcggcggcgtgcagaAGAAGAAGTCGTTCCGGGAGGAGGTgtacgaggaggacgacgtcCAGGTGCTGTACCCGACCCACAACGGTGGCGCCGTGAAGAAGCAAACCTacaaggaggagaaggaggacgAGGTGTacgaggagggcggcggcggctacgctcgccagcacggcggcggcgccggcgggcagAAGCATGCCTACCAGCAGGAGGTGTTCGACAAGTACGACGCCGGTGGGTACGCTCGCCatagtggcggcggcgtgcagaAGCAGTACTCCTCCTACCACAAGCAAGAggagtgcgccgccgccggtgggcgcGCCCGCCAgcacaacggcggcggcggcggcgtgcagaAGCAGTACTCCTCCTACCACGAGCAAGAGGGGTACGTCGCCGGTGGGCGCGCTCGCCAgcacaccggcggcggcgtgcagaAGCAGTACTCCTCGTACCACGAGCAAGAGGAGTACGCCGCCGGAGAGTATGCTCGccacaacggcggcggcgtgcagaAGCAGCACTCCTACCACGAGGAAGAGGAGtgccacgccggcggcgccgtgaaGAAGCACACCTACAAGAAGCAGGAGGTGATCAACGGTGCCCACGGCGGCGAGTACAATCGCCACAGCACcgtcgcggcggtggccggcggtggGCACCGCTACGGCGGCGCTGCGGCAACGTACGGCTCCGGCAACGCGTGCAACAAGCAGCAGGCGTACTACCACCAGTCGTCGTACGGctgcgaggaggaggacgggtcgaacgacgacgacagcgacgacgacgacgagtgcgaggacgacgacagcgacgacgacgacgactgccCCCCTAGCCGCCAAGGCAGCGTCGTCCACGGCTACCAGGCGTACCAGCACGAGGAGAAGCATCGCGCCGGCCGcaaccacggcggcgccggcacgcGCCACTACCACGCTTACGAGTGCCGCGaggagcacggcggcgcgcagCGCTACGAGAAGTACGAGAGCTCCACTCAGGTGggctacgccgccgccggccgccgcggatGTGTGCGAGCCAAGGTCAGGCCGGGCAACATCATGGTCTAA